In Desulfopila inferna, the DNA window CCAAGCTTAATTTCCTCTATTGGAGAAATACTGAATGCGCCTGCAAAAAACTGGATTAACGTCCGAACTGGTGGAAAAAATTCTCATGAAACTGGGCTTTTCAGAGCCGCCATCGGTCGATAGTGCCGGTTTAACCCACCTCTACGGGGCCTGGTGCCGCAGGGTTCCTTTTGACAACATCCGAAAACGTATCCATCTGGCACAAAACAATTCCCTTCCACTGCCCGGTCATGATGATGCGGAGTTTTTCCACGGCTGGTTGCGTTATGGTATAGGTGGTACCTGCTGGGCTGGAAATGCAGCGCTGCATGCCCTCCTTGACGCTCTCGGCTTTTTGTGCAGGCGGGGCACAGCGACGATGATGACAACTTCCGACCAGCCGCCAAACCACGGTACCGTCGCCGTGTGGTGTGCAGGAAAACAGTTTCTCGTCGATGCCTCGATGCTTCACAACACCCCCTTGTTACTGACGCCGGGCCAACCTTCTGCCGTTGATCATCCGGCCTGGGGTCTCACCTGCTCCCCCCACCTGCAACAGTGGACTATCCGCTGGCGTCCTCTGCACATGCCGGACGGCTGTATCTGCAGAATTGAAGGATTCTCTGTCACCAGGGATACGTTCCGGCAACTAAATGAAGCGAGCCGAAACCGAGGCCCTTTCAATAATGCCCTGTATATTCGGCTCAATACATTAGACAGTGTTCTGGGCATATCAAATGGAATGGCGGTCAATTTCCTGTCTTCCGCTAAGCTTACCAGAACACCTCTGTCTCATGAAAACAGGCTTAAACTGTTGGTAGAGAAAATGGGCATCTCTGAAGAGATCCTGGGGCAAATACCTGCTGACCTCCAGGCCCGGCAGCACTCTTTACGGCGACCAACTACGGCCGGAAACTGAGATTTGACCGAC includes these proteins:
- a CDS encoding arylamine N-acetyltransferase, coding for MRLQKTGLTSELVEKILMKLGFSEPPSVDSAGLTHLYGAWCRRVPFDNIRKRIHLAQNNSLPLPGHDDAEFFHGWLRYGIGGTCWAGNAALHALLDALGFLCRRGTATMMTTSDQPPNHGTVAVWCAGKQFLVDASMLHNTPLLLTPGQPSAVDHPAWGLTCSPHLQQWTIRWRPLHMPDGCICRIEGFSVTRDTFRQLNEASRNRGPFNNALYIRLNTLDSVLGISNGMAVNFLSSAKLTRTPLSHENRLKLLVEKMGISEEILGQIPADLQARQHSLRRPTTAGN